The bacterium genome segment TCGGAATCGCCAGATAGAGGGTCCTTTCGGGATCGACCTGGGCGAGAACGCCCCGGTAGAGCACGAACTGGCCCAGCGCCATCTCGAGGTCGTGCATGTCGGACTCTCCGGCGAAGCTCTTGACCCCGACGGCGATGAGGCGATGCTCTTTCTCGGCGGCGAGCAGGTTCTCGGCGCCCAAGTCGACGTAGAGGTTCCGGGTGCCGTAGTTTAGCCGGAGC includes the following:
- a CDS encoding fatty-acid synthase — encoded protein: LRLNYGTRNLYVDLGAENLLAAEKEHRLIAVGVKSFAGESDMHDLEMALGQFVLYRGVLAQVDPERTLYLAIPSFAFDDVFADQFGNW